AGTTTTAAACTTGTAATATCTTTCGAATGGAATgtccaaattgaataattcaaaaagttatataatggTATTGAAGCACACTTAAACATGAAGTCATTTGTTGTGATAAGCATTATTTCCAAAGTATTGataaaaaagcttttatagcggtgacatttatatatattttttaagttttcgaaGCGCCTGCGGTTTAAGAaggttttttggtaatttttcaaACCTTGGGTTATATTATAGGAGTTTTAGTATGGATCCCTAACTAATTTAAAATAGCCTATGTTCACCACAGATAGTGTAGTTTCCAacagtgaaagaatttttcaaatcggtcaagtagtttcgaAGCCTattcaatgcaaacaaacagtcaaatctttcctctttataatattagtatagatacaCTCCATTTTACTCtcaagaaatattgaaatatagatTAGGGTTAGGACTCCATTGATGTGCTGCGTATATGATCATGAGATAAAGAAACTTTTCCACAATGTTTGAGCGAAATAAAGTATAACACAAATAGCTGAAAACGTTTCAAAGATTTCATTTTACGCTTAGAGCGCATTCCCGGAAGAAGTACTTTTCATTGGTGGAAAGCTAGGAAAAAAATACAGCATCTTTATTATCAAGAAAGTATTTTAGAAGGTGGATCAATATCTGCTCCTACTCAATATTAACTTCCACAGAGTACCGAGAAGCAAGTACATGTAAAGTTAGACTTTTTAATTACCCCTGCTACAATTCatagataaaataaaacatggaaccttaagtatattttttaaaagtatacgtatattgtatgtattcactatatatatgtatatatttataatttatcattcaaaaatacataaaaatatcatataaaGTTTCATCCTTCCcatacttaatttatatttaaataatctatTAAAAATGTACTACTCTAAGTCCCCCATTTACTAAAGCTTAACCGGAGAATCCACCGGATGATGAAGCCGAAGCTGATGCAGATGAAGACGAAGAACCTCCTTGTCCGCCGCCTGCAGATGAACTAGCACTGGCGGATGCAGACGATGAAGCAGAGCCGCCACCGCGACCACCGTGACCACCATGACCACCGGGACCTCCGAAACCACCACCACCATAACCAGGACCGCGGCCAAAGCCTGGACCACCAAAGCCGCCACCATAGCCAGGACCTCGACCAAAACCAGGACCACCAAAGCCGCCACCATAGCCAGGAGCTCGGCCAAAACCAGGACCACCGAAGCCGCCACCATAACCCGGACGGCCATATCCACCACCAAAACCTGGACCACCAAAGCCACCACCATAACCAGGACGACCATATCCACCGCCAAACCCAGGACCACCAAAACCGAATTGCGGCAGTGCTGAAGCAGCTGCAATCAGCAACGCCATAACAAATAGAACTTTCATGATATCACACTATTTTCGACAAATCAAGCTGAACAAAAATCGTGTCTGGTTTTTCTTGGGAGCTGCTGTGGTGCGTGCGTTTATGTCTTCACAGTTCACACTAATGTTGTATTGATACACTatgcgaaaaatatttatactcaacCTTTGGAAGCACAGTGACAAGATAATTTCTCTATGGCAGAATTGCAGGTATAACATAATAACGCACACATGAACTAGAAACGCACACGCTCACTCGCTCGCACAGAGTAGTAGTAAACATGATTTGagtacaacatatgtatgtatgtacatacatatgtacatacggaGTAAATATACGGCATGAAAATGCTCGTTTTTTCTAACTTCAACCAATatgacaaaaatatatgtacaagccGAACGGCAAATTgtataagaaaacaaaaacagtctCTCAAATTGCCACTCAATCAATAAGCATTGAAAATCGTGTGAATGGCTGATCTGCAAACAATGGCAAATAAGAGTGTTCGATAATAGCGGCAGTGGTTTCTGAGCTCAAGCAACTGGTGACtcccaaataaatatttagctgaaaaaataaatacacaaatcaGATCAAATAAGGAACAGTCAACTTCGGCCGGAAACGAACGTAAAACACCATTTCACccaatatataatgaaattttaccCTAACGTAATGTTCACAAATAGGTAGCGTGTAGTTAGCAAGACTAACATTGACTGGAGTAAAATAGAAGCTAATAACATAAGTGTGGGATCACGCATTGCAGAAAGATctaatgtatgtaaatttttgttCCAAAAGAtcagaaaatttacaaaactatattacagtTTTGTGCTTTGCTGCATCCGGGTACAACAGAGGCCTGTTCATaagcatgtgtatatatatcgGGTGATACAAGAATGTGCGCGATTCGCTAATCATGAGACCCAGCATACATCTTCGAATAATTTTCGACCGAATAGAATagggtatgtaaacaagtagAATTGAACCATTTTGGACGAAGAGTtaggtgtggtttgtgggcctgTGGAATCattggtccatatttcttcaaaaatggtgCCGGTGAGAACCGTTCCCACCGCGCCATTTCCCACACATcccatcaatcaatggatttattaaaAGAACCCTTCGGTGAGCATAAAATTTCATCGTTTGAGCTAGTCgtttggccaccaagatcgtgtgatcaTATGTAAAGgatatatgtaaagtctaaagtctatgagAACAATCTCGCTTCGATTCAGgacttggagcaaaacattacgcgtgtcattcgccagttaccagtcgaaatgctcaactcaacggatggatggatctgagacgtagccgcatccaacatttgaaagagataatatttaaaaaataaatgtcaaagaatgttctttcgaataataaaaaacatttcccattaaatttgaattttcggatttttcttaaaaaaatagggaacctcgaaatggatcaccctttatgtatgtatatttcatagTTCGCACTGCAGCAGGTGATTAACCGCTTAGTATTATCGACACTACGGTACGTACATAGCTAAATAGTAAAATGATCTGTCACTTACTCGCTACAAAACACTCCACAGATGcatttatacatttgtatgtacctTCAAGCTACTTTTGTCTTCTATGAAGCATGCTGTTATGTTTAGAATTTGGGATTCTCCCACAATTTAGATgctcataaaacataaaaaaaaaacaataaatatatatgtacatgtacacaTGTACGTACATGTGTGAATATATGAAGAAAAACAGAGacgaagaaataatatttacgaataatttgtatatatatgtacgtgagATGTGCGATACCTCAAGCACACCTATTACCTTTTCTGCGATTAGGACGTCTTTATATTGTTTCACATCTGCCGATTCAATAGttatctacatacatgcatacacatatagTATACATGCGTAGATCACTGCTTAAAGATGATATTTATCTTCTTTTTCAAACAGTATTTTAAAATGCATTCATACGCGCATACAGTGAGCTCTAAAATAATTGACAAATTTGCTGAAGCCTTGAGCACTTCAAGTGTTCTCTGTCGCCATGCGATGTTTACATTACTGATTACACTCACTTCGAAAATTCATCTTCGCTAAAAGAGAAATTACTATGAACACTATATCCTACTATGAACACTATATCCTTATGCGGTTCGCCATTATTATTCAGCAACGTTGAAAACTGAAAATGCATTTTCACGTTCATTATATCAGATTATTGACCATTTTCTTTCTCTTTACTTTCGTAAAAACATCCTTACTTTcgtaaaattttgcaaaatcacTTCATAGTGTAGTGTAGATTCGAAACCAATAGcataagaaagtggactttttGTACCTTGTGTACAGACGGGTTTTAATGTTGAAGTCTTACTTAACAAATTTTGCGCTTCATGAATTGATTCTCCTCAttgatactattttttatttgcactcCGGTTATTTCCATATAAATAACCCAATATAGATTATTGTGAAATactgttgaacttccataacttaaaCTTCCTTTACTGGAAGTTCTCCAtagctcgaactcttgaattggcaatagaattcaaatttcatacaaattaccttcacTTATGAATTGCATACATCATGCATAAAAATGTAACTGCTTCCGAAAGGCTGGATTTGGCCAACATTCCGTTGGGACGACGAAGATAACatacctttaatttttttcaaaacaacgatGATCAAACATTTATGGAAAATGATTTCGAATTTTGGATGAGAAATAGTAATACAAATATCCCTTCAAATGTTACTATTATAGATTATATTGAAGAGGACAATGAGATTTGCTCAGCCGGATTCATAACAGATGATATTGTAAAACCGAATATTTCAGACCCGAACAATATGACTTCTAGCGCTGTGGAAACGATGAGGATTTTGAAATGTATTCAACCGTCATCCAAAAATGAAGTATCGCATTCCTttgcaatttaaatttcttatttaaggGGTTAAGTGGGATATGACATCTATTATTATCTATTTAataaacgaaggaaaaaaattgaaatttgaatttttgacattattttttggtctaattttctcgaaaaaatagtaatcaaaataaaaaaaacttcgtTTACTACCTGGATGATGTTATTTCAGAGATATGTGCAAAATTGAACAAATCACTTCATAACtattcgagaaatcgtgtccaccgactttaaaaatttagttttgagataaacacgTATAaagatttacatatgtacatatgtacattcatactgTAACCTTATGGACGGTACTTCCTcctagaatattactcggattgatatttttggataatattttaaatatttagtaaaacatAAACtatttccaaattttaaaaCCTACTCCTTAAATATGAATATCAATACAACTGACGCCACTAGAAAGCACTAAACAAATTAGAATCTCATTTCATTGAAACAAACAAGTAAAACTGTATATGTTCAgccaaaaattacagaatacatgttttaatttatgtacataagcaAAAAACGaaatgcgaagtaaataaataaaactgagtatgaatctatattttattgggAAGGGATATTCAACTGTatatgaattttgaaatttatgtttttcgAATGGTCATCGGATGGAAGttcttcttccgtgatgatcaagacttgcacgttactgtgaatgaatCACTAAAGCTTaatgataaccaaatatttttggaccgaattgaatgatatgaacttggacaatatgtggttcccaCAGAACGGCGCCACAAGGCACACAGCGAATGTCTCAATCGATTTAtagaaaaccaagtttggtgaacgtgttatcttacGAAATTTACTTGGTCGTGCGATATGACGCCATTAGACTATtttcaagtctatggtctacaatgccaacaagccagcgacgattgatgaacttcgtacgaatatcgaacatgaaattgcAACAGTATCGTCTGATTTTTGCTTGAAAACCGTTGAAAATTGGGtacagcgtctggacttctgcaaacgTGCCCGTGGTTCcacacataataaaaaattcattcatattccaaaccgtttttgttttatttttgtagaaaCGTTTTCCAAATACGATATTTTTacattcgtatatacatatatgtacataacataGAATTTGGatagtaataattatttattttaatatattttgcatCTAAATCATCTACAAGTTATTCAACAGCAATTGCAGTCATACTTCTAAACGTGTAATTAAGCATTTCATCTTCATAATATATGAAGATAATATACAAATCAtaatgtacatacttatataatcataatatatatacatgaataCAAAAATTGCTAATCACTTTGTTAAATGCGAGTATTAACTGCTAATTAATGGACAGTTGAATTTCAGAAACAGCTTTTGCATCATTTTgccttatatacataaataatatgcacatattgtatttacatattaatatgCAATATTCAGTGTTGCCTTAGTCGTCCAAATATaaggaatatttaatattcttacgTTTAGTACAAACATCGTTGAAAATACTTTGAAAATGAATATTCGCGGCGAGAAAGAAAATCGATCGATTATAATAGAGCAAATCGCAAATGAGTAATTGTAAAAAggctatttttaataacaaaatttgtttatgatgatatgataatgaatatttaaatgctCATATACACGTATATCTCGATACAGTAAAACTATTCCATACCTTTGTGGTAGCGCTGTGCACAGGGCATAACTAGTATAATATTATTAGACTCTTCCTCAATTACTAACACTACTCTAAATCATTTTCATATCAACGCATCGAAGTAAAGTGAAATAACTAATCTGGTGGGTATGGTAGCTGGCAAAGAGATGTTTTCGTTCGTTCAACCGGTTTTTAGTTGCCCATAAAAACTGTGGTGACGAATTTGTTTACATCCGAGCATGATTACTTAGAATCAGCTATTAGCACTACTGTTTAGGTAAACATTTGCTATATCGCTATGTTTGTGCCTGTGTGAACGTTTGCAAGGTGTTTCACCCGGCGGATAGTCGCACATGAATAAGCCGGTATTTTCAAGGACCACACGCCGAAATAATAAGCGTgtggttttttatatttttcaatttcagaagCTTCATATTCACACACTCTATAACTAAAGttctaaaatgttttatttatttaagctgATTTTTATGAGATGGCGCTATTGAATAAGGATTATATTCAATCATATTGTAGGTTATCTACATATTAGATCGGAGAGTTGAAGTTATTGAGAGTTggaattacaatatttatttgaaattcaaagtaTGAACGTTATCATCACTTCCAACCAGCTTTGTATGCAGCCTTTATACTTTCGCTAAAcgtattttttatcaataatttgCAAAGTGTTCAAGACATagcaatttattaacaaaagacttaagaaacgTACGCcggcaaaataaacaaaaataacaccaATATATGGCAAAAATAGGAGAAATCACAGCAATACATGCAATCAATATTGTCATTGAATAAAAACCAAAGCCGCCGATAATCGTTATCTCTAATAATTTCGTTGTTTGTATAATTGTCTGCCTAAACTAGGCACACATGACGGGGAAGCCCCACCGGAAAAGATAGGCGTCATTCGAATTTCGGCTGTTTGCCTTATAGCTTGTttataagcacacacacaccgacaTGAACGTCTTACGTAAGTGCTTCAGctagattttataaaatattaaaagctgCTCTGACAGATGTGTGAAGACTCGTTGCTCCAACACACACGCTGTACGTTGAGCGACAAAACGCCGTCAGCAAAATATaagatgaaaacaaaataaaagtgttaaatatACACTGGTACatattagtatgtatgtatgtatatacatatttctgtaTAACCGTGGGTACTTGAACCATTTGGATTCAAGTTGAAAGTCATGGATACATGAAAGGCGTATGTTCGTATTCAATAATAAtccgaaaataatttgaaataataaatataattaaatatatataagctcAGGTGATTCCCATTTAATTGTACTGGCTCAAGTACTGAAGTTTACCATTTGACGTGGGAATTTAGAACTTAAAACTTAGAACAAATGgagcatttaaaattttgttacttGTAATTTAAAATAGGGAAACTCTATGCTCAGCTGATTTATCGTATTGCTTTTAAGTTCGAAAAATGATAATGTGGTAGTAAAAAATTGTGAGTGTATTGCAACGTGAATGCAATTTCTTGAACGTGTAACGGCCGGGTTAAATGAGCAAAACAATATTTACTTCGAATTAGTAATTTATAAAGGTTTTATGTCCTCTTGAGCGTAAATGAATATGGTACAGATAATCATAATGGTGAGGAgaatatatgatttaaaaatattttaaaacaagaaaaaacgttaacttcggctgtaccgaagctaatatacacttcacaggtgcatttcttttagtaactatgtgtttaagcaaatctaaagacgtaagaaaaagtaagtaaaaaaagaaaacatatctTAATCtccgaaattaaattatttctatgaacaataactcgcaccaaatttcgtgaagatatgtagtaaaatgcggaagtccttgattccgatcgtgcagtttgtatggcagctatatgctatagtgaaccgatctgaaccattttttcggagattaaattatttctatgagcaataactaaCACCAAATaacgtgaagatatgtagtaaaatgaggaagttttccatacaagcccttgatttcgatcattcagtttgtatggcagctatatgatatagtggtccgatatcggcagttccgacaaatgagcagcttcttgaagagaaaataacatctgcaaaatttcaaaacgatatcttaaaaactaaagGACTAGttcttatatatacagacagacagacggacggacggacagacggacatggctaaatcgactcaggtcaatatactgatcatttatatatatatcta
This portion of the Zeugodacus cucurbitae isolate PBARC_wt_2022May chromosome 3, idZeuCucr1.2, whole genome shotgun sequence genome encodes:
- the LOC105218897 gene encoding uncharacterized protein LOC105218897 translates to MKVLFVMALLIAAASALPQFGFGGPGFGGGYGRPGYGGGFGGPGFGGGYGRPGYGGGFGGPGFGRAPGYGGGFGGPGFGRGPGYGGGFGGPGFGRGPGYGGGGFGGPGGHGGHGGRGGGSASSSASASASSSAGGGQGGSSSSSASASASSSGGFSG